taattattaaagtaaatgtttataaaaaaattatgaaaaaatataaatatttaatataatggtTATGAAGTTGgcttttttttatgaatttaaatctctgtaacattattttttattaattgagagaaaagaaagtaaattTTACTTAACATATAAccattaaatttttgtaaatatttttcaaataattgaaggaaaaaaaaaaaagaaaaaagaaacccTTCGGGATCTCTTGTTATGCCACTTCAAGCACCTGTTGCTGGCTGTGACTTTTTCGGTTAAAAATCTGATGAACTCCATAAAAAAATGTGCTTGAAGGCACTAGCTTTTTCATTACCTTTGAGCAAGTTCCAAATCCTCAGATTCAAGCACATTCTCTCATATCCTTTGAGATTCATCTCCAACGCCTGAAGTGTTTCCTGTGAGAGTTCCTGTAAATATACCAGTAATTTCATTCTCTCTTTCAATTGCCATGATCTGATACAATATCTTTGATTGTAGTTCAACCAAAAGAGAGAAGATAGTAATAGTCTCTCACCATGTTGAAGCAAATCTCGAGTAAAACTCCATAGAAAATCGTCTAAGCGTGAGTTGGCCGAGTTAATTAGGCCCGACTCGATCTCAAAGTGGCTCAAGGACGGGATCGGAGGCAAATCAAATGTCCAACTGCGGTGCCGGTGAGAGCGTAGTGGATGAAGTATTGAGCCTCTGGTGCGATTCAAGGAGTTGCGCATAGTAGAAAGAATGAGCTCTTTGAGAGCATAGTAAAGCCTCAGTTGTGATGCCTTCAATTGAAATATTGTTGACATAGGTTATTGAAGAATTTTTCAAGAGTAAATATTTtgaaacatatatttttttattataaaaaatttgaaaaacatcttattatttttatggtaAACGTATTTacgttttaatttaaatattctaattttaatttaattatttcaatttttattttttaatataattttagttgatttatatatttttaaatttgataatttaacaATTTAATAATCTAGTATATGacgtatattattattattattttttaaaaaattaatttattgattaaaaaaactcaacatttatatttttttatattttaatccaaatatttaaattttaaacaaattgatttaacaattatatttgaatataatttgattaatttttaaaattaaaattaaaaataaataatctaatcGTTAAATATGATATTCacattttctataaattttatttttataataatagttataaatattttataataaatatattatttaatttaaaatagcagtatataataaataattaaaaataatatattattataaaattttcataaatataaattaatattattttcatctaaattcttatattttaattcttaaaaatcgaataaaattatatttaaatgtaaatattatattaattaatataaaatttaaatgtttaatttaaaatataaaatgatataaatattaaaatttttaattatttaataattaattcatatagaaaagtaataataatatatatgatatgacatcccaattaaattattaaagtgctatgtaaattattaaaatttaaaaatttattggtgaattaaaattatataaaaatataaaagttgaatcaattaaattaaaattaaaaaattaaaattaaaatgtaaatatacTTGGATGTTGAtcgttttaattaattaatctatttttattggttcaattaattaaaagtattaaattaagctaaaataaaaaataaaccgtAAAAGAAGGAAAATGAAGACGGCATGGATTGCTTACGTAAGCATTGAAGTCGTTATTCAGTAAATAGTAACTGAAGTCGTTATACGGTAAATGGTAATTGGTAACTGTAAAACAGTAAAAATGGTGTTGCTTTGGGCTATAAAGCTGAGCTTAGATCCCGCCTTTTTCATATTCTCTCTGGACACGAGCGACTGCAACTCTCTGGTGCCAACTTGCTTACTGTACGTCTCGTCTCTTCAAGAAACCACAACATCTCCGTCAGTCTTTTCTTGCCGGTCGTCTTCAATTATTGGAGTTTCTGATCAACAGTATCAACAAGAGGTTCCATGATGGCTTGCTTCTTGATGCAACTCATGTTAAAGCCATACACATTATTCCAAACTGGAGTAGTGTGAGAGCAAAAGGGACCAAACAACCATTACAAACAAGATCTAATAATTTTTCAGCTTACAGAAACACATGCATAGAAGAGAAAGTCTAAGAAAAACTAAAAGCCCCATTCATGGAATTGATATGAGAGAAGAGTCCCAAAACTATCCAAATTTTGGAGCCTAAAGTAAACGACTAAAAAATATActtgtatgcattagaaattcaagaGACTCACATTCAGTCTTATCTTCTTTGTAGTCTGCATCCTCAATGGCTGTCAAATAAAGGGAAGCTTTGTCTGGTAGAAGAATTCCATCACTGACCTGAAAAGCACAAGAAAAGTTGACACCATTGATTTCTTATATCAAAGAACTACAATTGATATAACAATGTTCTGCACATTCAGAGAATAAAGTGAAAAATGAAATACAACTTACAAGCCATTTATCTCGTACATAGAGGACCGTGTTTAACATATTTTCATACAATAGAAAATATCCCATCCACTCTGAAATTATAATATACTTTAGCAACTGGTAGTTCAATTTCTTCAATCTCTCCCTTCAAAACCGTTACAACTGtaacaatattttatttaagaaaaaaagggCAGAGTCACTGACTACTTTGAAGGAATATAGAAAGACAGTAGAATTAGCAaaacatcataacacaaacatattACCTTCTGAAAAACCATTTGATTCAACTATTTTTTTTGTCATGTCAGTCATGTCTGAGCACTCAACCTGAAAATGGAAAAGCAGGCAACcacatttaatataaaaaaacacaTGACAAAAACACAAAATATGACATGCCTAATCGTAGCATCTTGATTGAAACAATTCCTTGCTGAATAGAAGAAAGGAAAGAAGTGAACACATACCGCATAAACATGTGCAGCCCCAGCTTTTGCACAAAATAGGGACAGAATTCCAGTTCCAGCGCCAACATCAAGTActattttattcttaaatagAAACTTATTCTGATAAATAACATTTTGATAAGTTTTAGTTGTCACTACATCCTTCAGCATTTCCTGCAATGTAAATGTGGTCAAGGGAATATCAGTTGGTAACTAATTTTATGTAACAAGGGGGAAATGCATCgcattaaataaatcaattccATAATTACTCAAGAATTCCAGATTTCACAATTTAA
The genomic region above belongs to Manihot esculenta cultivar AM560-2 chromosome 3, M.esculenta_v8, whole genome shotgun sequence and contains:
- the LOC122723251 gene encoding protein arginine N-methyltransferase 1.1-like produces the protein MPKRRRNPGNRRNNARRNQQGQGRNGDEINVDGIKEMLKDVVTTKTYQNVIYQNKFLFKNKIVLDVGAGTGILSLFCAKAGAAHVYAVECSDMTDMTKKIVESNGFSEVVTVLKGEIEEIELPVAKVYYNFRVDGIFSIV